GCGCTCGCGGTTCATCCCGTGGATAAGATAGAGAAGGGTCTTGCCGCCAAGGCGGATCGCATGCGCGGGAATAAACCACAGGAAGTGAAACAGCCAGCTCGCCGCGCCGCAAACCTTCGCGCACTTCACGGTTTCAAGCCCCGCCTGCCGTCCCATCTCACGGATGCGGCCGGGGCCGTAGCGGCGAAATCCGTGCTTGCCGTAGAGCGGATAGGAATAGTGCGAGGGAATCGCGATGAGCGCCTTCGCGCCAGGATTCATGATCTTCGCGACGCCGTTCGTGACGGTCTGGTCGTCCTCGAAATGCTCCCACGCGGTCACCGAAAGGACGAAGTCGAATCGGTCGGGCAGCTCGCCGATCTTGTGCGCGTCCAGGGCGAGGATGCGCGCCGCGAACCGGTTTTCAAGCTCGAAACCGTCGAGCGTGTGCGGCTCGATATCGACGCCCGTGTATGTCCCCGAAATGCCCGCCTCGACGAAAAAGTGGGAGTAACGGCCGGAACCGCAACCGACATCGAGCACGTCGGCGACCGGCGGGCAATGACGTCGGACCGCCTCGGGGATCATGCGCGTCAGGCGATAGCGGAACGGGGATCCCCAGTTGGCTTCCTCGGCCTTTTTCCGGGCGGCTCCGACGGCCTGCTCGTAGGTGACCGCCATCAGGCGCGCGACGCGGCCGCACGAGCCGCGGCCGGGACGGGCGCTTCCGTGACTGCCGGGATCTTGCGGACATGGCAAAAGGCCAATAGCACCGCGCCTAACGCGAAGATGACGATGCTGATGAACTGGCTCGTGGACAAGACGCCCACGGTGCCGCGCAGCAGATCGCCGCGCGTCATTTCGACGAGGTAGCGATTGAAGGCGTACATCATCATCATGATCGCCCAGCTCTGACCGACGTATTTGCGCCGCGAGCGGAACGCCATCAACACACCGAATATCAGGAGACCGTTGATGGCCTCGTAGAGCTGCGACGGATGCAGATAGACCTCCGCGCCGAAAAATTTCGTGCCGGGGTGATCGAGCGGGAAATGCACGCCCCACGCGGCGTTTGTCGGCCCTCCGTAGCAGCAGCCGTTCAAAAAGCACCCGAAGCCCCGATGGATCGCAAGGCCAAGACCCGTGTATGGCGAAACGAGATCGCCATAACGCAAAAAGCCTTCCTTGCGGACGAACTTCAGGTAGATCCCGGTGGCGATCGCCGCGCCGATGGCGCCGCCGTAAAAAACCAGGCCGCCTTCCCAAAAACGGATCAGTCCCAAAAGGTCGTTGGTATATTTTTCCCACTGCGTGATAACGAAAAGCACCCGGCCGCCGACCAGCGTGCCGACGATCGTCAGAAGCGCCACGTTGACGGTGGTGTCCTGCGACAACCCTTCCTTGGGCGCGCGCCGGTACATCAGCGGAATGCAGATGCCGAACGCCGACGCCATGGCGATGCCGTAACTGCGTATGGGGTATATCCCCCGGCCGCCGGTGAAAAACGAGAGCGCAAGATCCCAGTCAACGCCGGCGTCGCCCCCGAAAATCTTGTTTGCATACGCCAGCATGTAGGCGAGCCATCCGATGCCCGCGGTTCCGGCCAGAAGGATGACGCACGCGATCACGAGATCGCGCGTCGTGCGGAAGGATCGGCGCTGGACGAAAAACATCCAGAAAAACGTGAACAGGAAGCCGGCCAGCCAGGCCGCCTGATTGTCCCGAAGCTCAAGAAGAACGCGAAGCAAGGAATTCGACTCCCGTGCGCCGGGATTGGCGCGGCGGCTAGTCTAACAAAGCGCGACTCGAACACAAAGGCGCTCGCGCGGTTGCGGAGCGCGCGGGGCCGCCGCTATCATGACGAGCCTGATTTCCCCGGAGCGTTTTCTCATGCGAATCGCGATGATGGCCGTTTTTCTTTCCATCCTTTGCGGCTGTACGGGCGCGGCGCACGCCGAGCCCGAGGAGCGTTTTGCGGATTTCGGCACGGGCGACGATTTCAGCGCCGGACAACCGATCCACATCGATCCCGACAGCCCCTGGTTCTGGGGTTCGGACGCGGACGGCGGATTCGCGATCTGGGAAAACGCGGAGCGATTCTACTGGGCCACCAAACCGGTGGATCCGTCCGGCTACACCAACGCGCGCCTCTTGCAGCACCATCACGACGGCGCGTTCCGCGTGCGCGCGTTCCAGACCGGCATCGATGAGCGCGCCACGCTTGCGATCCGCTACAAGGACAACTTGCTGGCGCCGGTCGGCATCTATACGAAGGGCACGATCGGCAAGAAGAAAATCGGCGAGATCGGCGGCGCTTTCGATCACCGGTGGAAGACCGCGGTGCTGGCGATCGAGCGCGGCGATCTGCCGGAAAAGGGCGGTTTCTACAATTTTCGCATCGCCGAGAGCGACTACGGCGGCATGCGCGGGTTTTTGTATATCGACTGGATCCGGCTGCTCAATCACGGCGGCTTCGCGCCGCCGCACGATACGGACGGCTACTGGCCCGCGCCGCCGGGGACCGATCTTGGCGCGTTCCCGACGCACATGAAATTCCGGGCCGACGGCGAGCCCACGTTCGTCGTCGGCGTGATGGTCAAGGGCATGCGCGTGGGCTCGTGGAAGGCGTATGCCGCCGCGGGCGTCAATCACATCGACTTGCAATCGTGGGAGCTGGAGTGGCTGAAATCGAAGAAGGGCCTCTACGCTGACGAACGCTTTGCCGACCGCGCGCGATTCGGGTTTCCCGACTGGGTTTCATTTTGCCGCGAGGCGAACATCGGATGCAGCGCGCAGTTTTTCACCGATACGCGTGCGTGGTGGCTGCAAAAGGCGTACAAGGGCGAATACGACATGCTCGCCACGCTCGAGTCGGTCGTGCGTGCGTACAAGGACGAACCGGCCAATCGACTGTGGTATCCCGTCGACGAGCCGGATCACGATGACGCAACGTGGGGTGAACCGCCGGAGTTCGTCGGCGAGCTCGCCAGAAGTATTCGCGAACACGACAGGGCGACGCCGATCCTTGTCAACTTCCAGGCGTGGAAACCGGACGTTTATCGCCTTTATGAGCACGGTTTCGACATCGCCGCGTTCGATGTCTATCCGCTTGGCGCCGGCCGGCCGATCATCGAGATCGCCCAGCGTCTGGACGATCTTCGCGAGCAGGTGGGCGAACGCAAGGGGCGCTACGCCATCGTCGAGGCGCACGACGGGGCGAATTTCGACAAGACCAAACGGCAGCTCGCCGCGCTCGAGGTCGTCGCACAGGGGTATCTGTCCATCACGCACGGCGCTCACGGGGTGATTTACTTCATCGACAAGGAAGGTACGTACATCGATCCTGCCGACATGCCGATGCCCTTCGCCGGAATCAAGCAATTCGCAACGGAAATCACCAACAGGGAAAACGGGCTGATGCCGTTTCTCGTACCGCCCGCGGAGGAAATCGCCCGCACCGGCGCGCCCGGCGGCGTCAAACTCAACGACGGCGGCGTGCATTTCACCCTGCGAAAACGTCCCGATGGGACGCACGCCCTCATCGCGCAAAATGTCACGGCCAAACCGATCCAGGCTCGCTTCGAGATTCCCGGTTTGGCCGCGGGCAAGACCGTGGAAATCCGCTTTGAGGACCGCGAATTGAAAGCGTCGGGCGGGGCGATCGCCGATACCATTCCGCCGCTCTCGCGGCGCGTTTACGTGTTCGGTCCATGACGGAATTGACCAGACGATTCGAGGAGGCGACCGGCATTGCTTCGCGCGTGCGCAACGCGGAAGCGAGCGGGCGGCCGATCCTTCTTCTGCACGGCGCGGGCGGAAACAAGCTCGCATGGCTGACGCTCTCGCGGCATCTCGCCGAAAACCTGCCGGACAGGCCGATCGAGTTTCTCGATCTTCCCGGCCACGGCGAATCGCGCCTGCCCGGGCAACGCACGATTGCCGGATACGCCGCGTCTCTACTGGAATTTCTCGACGCGCGAGGGATGGACCGCGTCGATCTCGTTGGCCATTCGATGGGCGGCGCAATCGCGCTGACACTCGCGCTCGATTTTCCCGACCGCGTCGGCAAGGTGGCCGCCGTCGCGAGCGGGTATCGCCTGTCCACCGCGCCGATGATCGTGGAGGCGTTTGTCGCGGATCGCGAGCAGGCGCTCACCTACGTGCGCGAATTTTCCTTTTCGAAGGGCGCTGACGAAAACGTCGTGGACGCGATGCTGGCGGGCATGCGGGAGTGCGATCCGGACACGCTCGTCAACGATTTCCGGGCGACGGGCGAGTTCGACATCCACGAACGCGTCGGCGCGCTTGTACCGCCGCTTGCGGTTTTCGTCGGCGAAAAGGACATGCTGACAAGCGCGGGGCGCAATCGCGCGCTGGCCGAGGCGGTCGAGGGCGCGCAATTCAAGATGTATCCCGGCGCCGGACATATGGTGACGATGGAGCGCCCCCGGGAGCTTGCGCGCGATCTCGCGGAGTTTTTACGTGACGCTGCTTCGTGATCGTCTTGCCGAGGCGGTTGGCGGCGCGAACGTCCTTACGACGCCCGACGCACTTGCTCCCTTCGCCGAGGACGCGAAGTTTCGAGGGCAGCCCCCGGTTCTTGCCGTGCGCGCCGGATCGATCGACGACGTTGCGCGCGTCGTCGGGATCGCGCGCGACGCGAAAACGCCCGTCATCCCGCGCGGCGCGGGCACGGGCGTCGTCGGCGGCGCCGTGCCGGAATCGCCCGTCATCGTCCTGGATTTGTCGCGCATGACGCGCATCCACGACTTCCACCCGCGCGACATGACCGTCGGGGCTGAGGCCGGCGTCATCACCGGCGATCTGCATCGCTTCGTCGAGGCCCGGGGTCTTTTTTATCCACCGGATCCCGCGTCCGCGGATAGCTGCTCCATCGGCGGAAACGCGGCGACAAACGCCGGCGGCCTGCGCGCTCTCAAATACGGCGTGACGGGCAATTACGTCCTGGCGATGACGGTCGTGCTGGCGAACGGCGAAGCGATCCGCGTCGGCGGCGACACGCGCAAGCAGGCGGTCGGTTACGATCTTCGACATCTGTTCGTCGGCAGCGAGGGGACGCTGGGCGTGATTTGCGACCTGACGCTGCGCCTTGTCCGCAAGCCTGACGCGCACCGCGCGCTCGTCGCGTCATTCGCCGATATCGCGTCCGCGCTAGGCGGCGTCGCGCGCGTGCTGGAGAGCGATGTTCTGCCCGCCGCGCTCGAGTTGGTCGACGAGCCGTGCGTTCGCGCGGTGGAGCGCGTCAAGGGGATTTCGCTTCCGTACGCCGCGCCCTACCTGCTCGTCGAAGTGGACGGCCGCGAGGAAAACGTGCGGGATGACATCGAGCGGCTCGGCGTTCTGTTGGAGCAAGCCGGCGCGACGGCGCATCTGGCGATGGACGAATCGCAGCGCGAGCGGCTCTGGAGCGTGCGTCGCGCGGTGAGCGAATCGCTATCGGCCACCGCGCCAAAAAAACTCGCGGATGACATCACCGTGCCGCTATCGGCGATCGCCGATCTGATTCTCGGCGCAAGGAAAATCGGGGAGGCGAGGGGGCTTTCCGCCGTGTGTTACGGCCACGCGGGCGACGGCAACGTGCACGTCAACGTCCTGTATGACCCGGAAACGCCCGGCGAAAAGGACGCCGTGCATGCGTTTCGCGAGGATCTTTTCGAGTTGACGTGGAAGCTTCGCGGCACGATCTCCGGCGAGCACGGCGTCGGCATTTCCAAGCGCCCCTACTTTGCGCGCGAGCTTTCTCCCGGCGTCGTTAACGCGCACCGCGCGATCAAGCGCGCGCTCGACCCGAACAATATCCTGAACCCCGGGAAGATCTGGGAAGGATGAAATGAAGACGCGCGGTTCGTATCCGGGTACACCAGCCTCGCGGACCTGCTCCCTTACGGTCGCGGCTCCTATCCGGGTACACCTAAAATCGAATCTGCGTAATCTGCGTAATCTGCGGATAGGTATATCGGCGTAGGTGATCAGGCGTTCGAGGCGTTCGCCGGCGGCAAGGCGGGCGCGTCGGGTACGTCGCCGATCCACGACACACGGTTTCGCCCGGTCTCCTTCGAGTGGTAGAGCGCGCGGTCCGCGGCGTCGATGAGCGCACGTGCGTCGCGCGCGTCCTCGGGCATGCCGGCGATACCGATGCTGATCGTGATCGAAAAGGCGCCATTTTCGTTGTCGATCCGGATCTTCGCGATGCGTTCGCGCAACCGATCGGCGAACTTGCGCGCGCCGGCGATGCGCGTGTTGGACAGAACGAGCGCGAATTCCTCGCCGCCGTACCGCGCGGCGACATCGATGTCGCGCATCGCGTTTGAAAGCTCTTCGGCCATGCGCTTGAGCACCACGTCGCCGACGGGATGCCCGTAGCGGTCGTTGATGCCCTTGAACTTGTCGATATCGAGAAGGAGAAGGCTGACCGGCGTGCCGGTGCGGCGGAAGCGTGCGACCTCGGTGTCGAGCCGATAGCGGAAGTGCCGGCGGTTCGGAAGCGACGTCAGGCTGTCGGTCGTCGCGAGCAGCGCGAGTTGCTTGTAAACGCGCGCGCTGTCGATGCTTGTCGCGGCATGCACGGCAAGAGCCTCGAGCAGCTTTTCATCGTAAGCCGAAAACGCCTCTTCCTCCTTCCAGAGGAAGGTCAGGGTGCCGATGACGCGATCGCGCGAGGTGAGCGGCAAAATCAAAACGCTCTCGTAACCCTTGAGGCGGAAGTCGGGATGAATCACCGGGCGGTTGATATCGCGCGCGCGGTGAAACGCAAGATGCCGTTGCGATTCGACCACCCAGCCCGCCAAGGATTCCAGGGCGGCGAATTCGACGCCGACCCATCGCTCCGGCAGTCCGGAAACCGCGGCCACGGAACCCTTGCGCGTTTCCGGATCCCAGAATGTGACGATCGCGCCGTCGTAAGGGAAAACGCGGCGGCCCGCCTCGAAGATCAAGGCGAGGACATCCTGCAGATTGTTGGTCGTCGCGAATCGCTTGGCAACGTCGTAATACGCCGCGAATTCGGCGCGCTCGCGATCGAGCTCCGCCATGTCCTGCGCGGCCTCGAACTGCGCGGCGAGAAGACGCGCGACGCGGGCGATGAGCGTTTCGGAAGCGGCGCCGAAAGCGTCTTCCGTGCCGCTGTCCGCGACGATGACGCCGATGGCCTTGCCCCCGGCGCGCACCGGCTGCAAAACGCACGAGCGCACGTGCGTCCTTTTGCGGCGATACTCGAGTGCGCCGGCGTTGCGCCGCATGTGCCGGACGATGACCGCGCGATCCTGATTCATGGCGACGCCGGCTAGCGTGCCCTCGAGCGGCACGATCGCGTCCTCGTCGAGCTCGTCCGGCGGGCCCGCGAGGCCGCGGACGCGAAGAAGGGCGCCGTATTCGTCGATGAATAGCGCCACGCACGCGTCGGCGTTCAATCCCAGGCGAGTGACTTCCATGAGATCGCCGATCGACGCATCGAGCCGGCGCGCATGGCGGATCTCCGTTTCGTCGGCCGTTTCCTTGAGAATCGCGACGCGCTCGTCGGAAGTCGGCTCGCCAAGCGATCGTGCATCGGCGATGAGGCGGTCGAGTTTGCTGACCGCTTTATCGCGCGCGCGGCGCTCGGTGAACAAAAACAGGCCGATGATGACGACAAAACTGACGCCCATCCCGCCGTGAAGGATCCCCTGCGTGTAAATCAGGGGCGCGGGCGATCCCTCGATGACCATGCCGACCATCTCGACGGCGGGCAAAAGCATGGCATAGACAAGGGCGATCCGCGCGCCGAGATAGATGACGAAAAGCGAGAGGAACAGATAGTTCAGCGGATAGAAATAATTCTGGAGATCGCCGGAAAGCTGCACGATGACGTTGGTCGCCGCGAGGATCAGAAACGAGGTGTCCGCCTGTTCGAGAAACGACAGATTCGCGTCTTCGGACTCGGGCGGCCGCTTTTCGGTTCGCGAGCGGAGGAAGCCGCCCAGGCGAAGCACGAGATACGCCAGTAGCAGCACTAGGATCCAGATGCGGAAATTCGAATGCGCCCGGGGCCGCAGGATAAGGTCGGGCTGGAACTGGCGGAGCGTCAAAAGGGCGAAAATCGCCATCGCCACGATGAAGGTGTTGTAGCGGCGAACGAAACGGCCGGCGGCGGCCATCAGGACGTCCCCGGATCGACCTCGCGCGCGGGGGTGAACAGGAAGACGGTTTCCTCGGCGTGAACCATGCCAAGAGACTGCCGGATTTCCTGCTCGATCGCCGCGTCGCTCGTGCGAAGCCGCTCGGTGCGCCACGTGAGATCGCCGATCTCGCGTTCGAGCGCGACGATATCCTGGTCCAGCCGCGCCTTTTCCTGTTCGAGCCTGTGCACTTTGTAAAGCCCGGAATCGGAGAAGGCGAGGTACCAGAGCGCAAGGAGGAAGTAAGCCGCGACGAGCGCCTTGCGGAAATGGTCCTTGACGAATGTCCGCATGATGGCGTCGGCACGCCTCCGTATGTGGAAATACCCGGTCATGTCATCGGCATCCTGTGAGGCGGAGTTTAGCAAAAAGTGCAAAAAAAATCGCGAGCCTCCTCCTTTTCCGCGACAATTTTTCGACTTCGTACCGGGCGGGCTCAGGCGTCGCCCGCCGCGCCTTGACTTGCCCCGGAACGATCGTCACAAATACGCACCCCGCGCCCTCGCGCGGCCGGGATAAGGAGAGCCGTTGCCGACCGTCGTCACACCCGAATGGAGGGATCCCGAACGCCGGATCCTTCGCCGAAACCTCTGGTTCGCCGGCTTTGTCGTGGCATGGACGCTCGTCGTCTACAAGGACATTTACAAGGCGAGGTTTTTCCTCGACGACTACCTGCATCTGCACCTGATTTCACGCGTCACGAATCTTCTGCGCCCGTTCGGCGAGGACATCATGCTCGGTGCGTTTTTCCGCCCGGGCGTCTTCCCGCTCTGGAAGCTGAACTGGCTCATCGGGGGCAACGACCCCGCCGTCTATTACGCCGTCAACATCGGGCTTCTGGCCGTCAGCGTCTTCCTGGTCATGCAGGTGATGCAGCACCTGACCGGCAACAAGGGCGTCGCCGCGTGGACCGCGCTGCTTTTCGCGGTCAGCCCGGTGACGGCGATCGGCATTCTGTGGCTCTCCAACCGATTCGACGTCCTTGGTTCGCTGTGTTTCCTGCTGTCGCTGCTCACGTTCCTTCGCTACCTTCGTTTTCACCGCCGAGGCGATCTGATGATCTCGCTCGTGGTCGGCGTCTACGGATATTTTTGCAAGGAAATCACGATCGTATTGCCGGCCGTGCTCGCCCTGTCGGGCGCGTTCATGTTTCATTATCGCGGCACGCTCACGGCGCCGATCGCGCGCCGTATCGCGGGATTGACGATCCCCTATGTCGTCGCGGCGGCTGTCTTCATGTTCTGGCGATACGCGCTGCTCGGTTCGATGGGCGGCTATTCCGGCGAGGCACGCGTCGATCTGACGCCCGGTTACATCGTGCGGCTTCTCGCGTCGTTCGGCGACTACGTCTGGATCTTCTCGTCGCCGTGGATCGCCGCCGGCGTCCTTTTCGCGTTCGTCCTGCTTTACGCGCGGCGCGATTTCTTCGCGCGCAACCAACTTCTGTTCTTCGGCTTGCTTTTCACACTTGTTTGCTCGGCGCCGCTGGCGATGGTCGTCAAGGTCGAGCGCGTCATGCTTTATCAGACACCGCGCTTTTTTTACCTGCCGGGCATCGGCCTTGCGATCCTGACCGCCGCCGTCTATGACCCGCGCGCGGGACGCGCGCGCCGCGTCGTCGCGTCGATTTTTCTTGGCGCGATGGTCCTGTTTTTTTCGG
This genomic window from bacterium contains:
- a CDS encoding class I SAM-dependent methyltransferase, with protein sequence MAVTYEQAVGAARKKAEEANWGSPFRYRLTRMIPEAVRRHCPPVADVLDVGCGSGRYSHFFVEAGISGTYTGVDIEPHTLDGFELENRFAARILALDAHKIGELPDRFDFVLSVTAWEHFEDDQTVTNGVAKIMNPGAKALIAIPSHYSYPLYGKHGFRRYGPGRIREMGRQAGLETVKCAKVCGAASWLFHFLWFIPAHAIRLGGKTLLYLIHGMNRERARARHARLANWLDHMGEHHVRHPAGRAIHHALLAASDAVDRVLPFFEVGYLVVYRKPGAAAENTPKNASEGAPRG
- a CDS encoding prolipoprotein diacylglyceryl transferase, encoding MLRVLLELRDNQAAWLAGFLFTFFWMFFVQRRSFRTTRDLVIACVILLAGTAGIGWLAYMLAYANKIFGGDAGVDWDLALSFFTGGRGIYPIRSYGIAMASAFGICIPLMYRRAPKEGLSQDTTVNVALLTIVGTLVGGRVLFVITQWEKYTNDLLGLIRFWEGGLVFYGGAIGAAIATGIYLKFVRKEGFLRYGDLVSPYTGLGLAIHRGFGCFLNGCCYGGPTNAAWGVHFPLDHPGTKFFGAEVYLHPSQLYEAINGLLIFGVLMAFRSRRKYVGQSWAIMMMMYAFNRYLVEMTRGDLLRGTVGVLSTSQFISIVIFALGAVLLAFCHVRKIPAVTEAPVPAAARAAASRA
- a CDS encoding alpha/beta fold hydrolase — protein: MTELTRRFEEATGIASRVRNAEASGRPILLLHGAGGNKLAWLTLSRHLAENLPDRPIEFLDLPGHGESRLPGQRTIAGYAASLLEFLDARGMDRVDLVGHSMGGAIALTLALDFPDRVGKVAAVASGYRLSTAPMIVEAFVADREQALTYVREFSFSKGADENVVDAMLAGMRECDPDTLVNDFRATGEFDIHERVGALVPPLAVFVGEKDMLTSAGRNRALAEAVEGAQFKMYPGAGHMVTMERPRELARDLAEFLRDAAS
- a CDS encoding FAD-binding protein — encoded protein: MTLLRDRLAEAVGGANVLTTPDALAPFAEDAKFRGQPPVLAVRAGSIDDVARVVGIARDAKTPVIPRGAGTGVVGGAVPESPVIVLDLSRMTRIHDFHPRDMTVGAEAGVITGDLHRFVEARGLFYPPDPASADSCSIGGNAATNAGGLRALKYGVTGNYVLAMTVVLANGEAIRVGGDTRKQAVGYDLRHLFVGSEGTLGVICDLTLRLVRKPDAHRALVASFADIASALGGVARVLESDVLPAALELVDEPCVRAVERVKGISLPYAAPYLLVEVDGREENVRDDIERLGVLLEQAGATAHLAMDESQRERLWSVRRAVSESLSATAPKKLADDITVPLSAIADLILGARKIGEARGLSAVCYGHAGDGNVHVNVLYDPETPGEKDAVHAFREDLFELTWKLRGTISGEHGVGISKRPYFARELSPGVVNAHRAIKRALDPNNILNPGKIWEG
- a CDS encoding diguanylate cyclase, with protein sequence MAAAGRFVRRYNTFIVAMAIFALLTLRQFQPDLILRPRAHSNFRIWILVLLLAYLVLRLGGFLRSRTEKRPPESEDANLSFLEQADTSFLILAATNVIVQLSGDLQNYFYPLNYLFLSLFVIYLGARIALVYAMLLPAVEMVGMVIEGSPAPLIYTQGILHGGMGVSFVVIIGLFLFTERRARDKAVSKLDRLIADARSLGEPTSDERVAILKETADETEIRHARRLDASIGDLMEVTRLGLNADACVALFIDEYGALLRVRGLAGPPDELDEDAIVPLEGTLAGVAMNQDRAVIVRHMRRNAGALEYRRKRTHVRSCVLQPVRAGGKAIGVIVADSGTEDAFGAASETLIARVARLLAAQFEAAQDMAELDRERAEFAAYYDVAKRFATTNNLQDVLALIFEAGRRVFPYDGAIVTFWDPETRKGSVAAVSGLPERWVGVEFAALESLAGWVVESQRHLAFHRARDINRPVIHPDFRLKGYESVLILPLTSRDRVIGTLTFLWKEEEAFSAYDEKLLEALAVHAATSIDSARVYKQLALLATTDSLTSLPNRRHFRYRLDTEVARFRRTGTPVSLLLLDIDKFKGINDRYGHPVGDVVLKRMAEELSNAMRDIDVAARYGGEEFALVLSNTRIAGARKFADRLRERIAKIRIDNENGAFSITISIGIAGMPEDARDARALIDAADRALYHSKETGRNRVSWIGDVPDAPALPPANASNA
- a CDS encoding septum formation initiator family protein, producing MRTFVKDHFRKALVAAYFLLALWYLAFSDSGLYKVHRLEQEKARLDQDIVALEREIGDLTWRTERLRTSDAAIEQEIRQSLGMVHAEETVFLFTPAREVDPGTS
- a CDS encoding glycosyltransferase family 39 protein yields the protein MPTVVTPEWRDPERRILRRNLWFAGFVVAWTLVVYKDIYKARFFLDDYLHLHLISRVTNLLRPFGEDIMLGAFFRPGVFPLWKLNWLIGGNDPAVYYAVNIGLLAVSVFLVMQVMQHLTGNKGVAAWTALLFAVSPVTAIGILWLSNRFDVLGSLCFLLSLLTFLRYLRFHRRGDLMISLVVGVYGYFCKEITIVLPAVLALSGAFMFHYRGTLTAPIARRIAGLTIPYVVAAAVFMFWRYALLGSMGGYSGEARVDLTPGYIVRLLASFGDYVWIFSSPWIAAGVLFAFVLLYARRDFFARNQLLFFGLLFTLVCSAPLAMVVKVERVMLYQTPRFFYLPGIGLAILTAAVYDPRAGRARRVVASIFLGAMVLFFSVNSFLVTYHTKEKTARTERAMEDIHAFLEEKLPADAEAPVIYACRRGLDVALDAALKAMHPEYLDRAYLLNCGLQTQIIAPDLLYERRKDELNFPPTFAKNPSHFQGVYYGVVQAAPVEILKNIAQSQDFRALYRNRRGEITWVDPDELRRQMETMGVRFE